From Melitaea cinxia chromosome 3, ilMelCinx1.1, whole genome shotgun sequence, one genomic window encodes:
- the LOC123669433 gene encoding M-phase phosphoprotein 6 gives MAANKKLQLPKSVLDMKFMKKTKERIEKELENTQDIEGLYSNIITSEMRHASGNYISESSFIFCEDLVEGRLSFKGMNPEIERLMELEDKKYNADKESEMQKDVSDDILSKKMESLKKRKWTASPGKSEIKRRKNK, from the coding sequence atGGCTGCAAATAAAAAACTGCAATTGCCCAAATCTGTTTTGGATatgaaatttatgaaaaaaactaAAGAAAGAATAGAAAAAGAATTAGAAAATACCCAAGACATTGAAGGTTTATATTCCAACATTATTACAAGTGAAATGCGGCATGCCTCTGGAAATTATATTTCAGaatctagttttattttttgtgaagaTTTAGTTGAAGGAAGGTTATCCTTTAAGGGTATGAATCCTGAAATTGAAAGGCTTATGGAATTAGAAGACAAGAAATATAATGCTGATAAAGAAAGCGAAATGCAAAAAGATGTTTCAGATgacattttaagtaaaaaaatggaAAGCCTTAAAAAACGTAAATGGACAGCAAGCCCAGGTAAAAGTGAAATAAAGAGaaggaaaaataagtaa
- the LOC123669435 gene encoding nucleolar protein 10: protein MQVSEIDNVKIYNLSAGKSLPDWLTERKRKALLKKNVDLRRGIELIQEFDMPGVSTSIRVSKDGQYVMATGIYKPRIKCFDVNNLSLKFERGLDSEVVTFEILSEDYSKIVFLQCDRYVEFHVGHGRHYRLRVPHFGRDMKYHRPSCDLIVVGASNEVYRLNLELGQFLAPYVTNATEINCCSVNEEHGLLIFGTEAGHVEAWDPRTKSRQGILDCALHCSDSEYRNSSVPAISVLKFNGALQMGVGTSSGHVLLYDIRSSKPLLIKDHMNEIPIKCIEFHKQMEYVYSMDANVVKIWDVNTGKQYTNIESSVGFNDLCVIPNTGLNMMAVEDEKMQIYYIPSLGPAPRWCSFLDNVTEEMESAASQNVYDDYKFITKQELESLGLDHLLGTNLLRAYMHGYFVDVRLYKRAKSIADPFAFEEYKRRKIREKIEQERTSRIKIDDSLPKVNRDLASRLLNSDTNKKKQSNSLLQDDRFKALFENPDFEVDKNADEYRLLNPVLARLDKSKSKPKVAAEKVEETVVDEAEKDSDQELYESSDSSDEDRTWTKEVKKQHKIIRKRKQGEHEDEEVEPANSEKVYEFSKAPKTNNIRSIMHVSKKSLGERLAREGTAVVTGTAGNREMKFTMRDKKRTSETHKKMKKHYEERKQIVRRTGHLIKKRLPKML from the exons ATGCAAGTATCTGAAATagataatgttaaaatatacaacCTCAGTGCTGGAAAGTCTCTACCAGAT tgGTTAACAGAAAGAAAAAGGAAAGctcttttaaagaaaaatgtagACCTACGAAGAGGTATAGAACTTATTCAGGAATTTGATATGCCTGGAGTTAGCACGAGTATACGTGTATCTAAAGATGGACAGTATGTCATGGCGACTGGAATATACAAACCAAGAATAAAATGTTTTGATGTAAATAATctatcattaaaatttgaaaggGGTCTTGACTCTGAGGTTGttacatttgaaatattaagtgaagattattcaaaa ATTGTATTTTTACAATGTGACCGATATGTTGAGTTTCACGTAGGCCATGGTAGACATTATCGTCTTAGGGTTCCACATTTTGGAAGGGATATGAAGTATCACCGCCCATCCTGTGATCTTATTGTTGTTGGAGCATCTAAT gAAGTATATAGGTTAAATTTAGAATTAGGACAATTTCTGGCTCCATATGTAACAAATGCCACAGAAATCAATTGTTGTAGTGTGAATGAGGAGCatggtttattaatatttggtaCTGAAGCCGGTCACGTGGAGGCTTGGGATCCTCGTACTAAGTCAAGACAAGGCATCTTGGATTGTGCACTACACTGCTCTGATTCAGAATACAg aaacaGTAGTGTACCTGCAATAAGTGTACTGAAGTTCAATGGAGCCCTACAAATGGGAGTTGGTACCTCATCTGGTCATGTTTTATTGTATGATATTAGGTCTAGTAAACCACTTTTAATAAAAGACCACATGAATGAGATACCTATAAAATGTATAGAATTTCATAAACAGATGGAATATGTTTACTCAATGGATGCCAATGTCGTGAAAATTTGGGATGTTAATACT GGTAAACAATACACAAATATTGAATCATCTGTAGGTTTCAATGATTTATGTGTAATTCCAAATACCGGTTTAAATATGATGGCGGTCGAAGACGAAAAAATGCAAATTTACTATATACCATCATTAG gACCGGCCCCTAGATGGTGTTCGTTCTTAGATAATGTGACAGAAGAAATGGAGAGTGCGGCTTCACAAAATGTTTACGATGACTATAAGTTTATTACTAAACAAGAACTAGAATCTCTAGGTCTAGATCACTTACTTGGAACGAATTTATTACGGGCGTATATGCATGG ATACTTCGTCGACGTACGATTGTATAAAAGAGCTAAATCAATCGCTGATCCGTTTGCATTCGAAGAATATAAGAGACGCAAAATCAGAGAGAAGATTGAACAGGAAAGAACATCAAGAATTAAAATCGATGACAGTTTACCAAAGGTCAATCGTGATCTTGCGTCTCGTTTGTTGAACTCTGATACGAACAAGAAGAAACAGTCTAACAGCTTACTTCAAGATGACAGATTTaag GCTCTATTTGAAAATCCTGATTTTGAAGTTGATAAAAATGCTGACGAGTATCGTTTACTGAATCCAGTGCTTGCGAGACTCGACAAGAGTAAATCTAAACCAAAAGTAGCGGCTGAAAAAGTGGAGGAGACa GTTGTGGATGAGGCTGAAAAAGATTCGGATCAAGAACTATACGAGTCCAGCGACAGTTCTGACGAAGATAGGACATGGACGAAAGAAGTGAAAAagcaacataaaataataaggaAGAGAAAACAAGGTGAACATGAAGATGAGGAGGTTGAACCTGCAAATAGTGAAAAAGTTTATGAATTCTCTAAAGCTCCTAAAACTAATAACATAAGAAGTATAATGCATGTTAGTAAAAAGAGCTTGGGAGAGAGATTAGCGAGAGAGGGTACGGCTGTTGTGACAGGTACAGCAGGTAACAGGGAAATGAAGTTTACTATGAGGGATAAGAAGAGAACATCTGAAACACATAAGAAAATGAAGAAACATTATGAAGAAAGGAAACAAATAGTCAGAAGAACTGGCCATTTGATTAAAAAGAGACTTCCAaagatgttataa
- the LOC123669773 gene encoding uncharacterized protein LOC123669773 has translation MVIEFLCHCLASDLLDSHVLENDKLIAPTMERSTRSSLDGNSVEIGEITESPDTEYMSTSAILHYCKSKILLPYLKILTIMGLRPVVDASNSTKLAICFSHFHSAQVAVFMCLGYILQYMACFRRDRGFCYKLIPLALTSSLEYDAYKQVCYGNVAFTYIGPSILHFLGFFYALYLFRIADNEQLQNLMERVFLLSSYAPQGMPTTAKPKRLLRMLWFFIILSILWMCISLCSVNLMMAKGAIMFRWMETSSSEMILGLKILLIICTLIHDMVQATVITSYCLQAQLLQAHLMFLRERLLNRTITPLNWMREISEFRKLLKYLNNELAPAVCLFTIVNISWATSGIMWLLNLDKVDTGTEPIAGISILNQLLWISAVIVPFIQAARLSAECRRAQGVGHELSARPFLHRDTSPEDIGAVLAYAASLRLRAKLFRYPVAGRFVALLLALALVALFALGMCHYLQ, from the exons AtggttattgaatttttatgcCACTGTTTAGCTAGCGATCTCCTGGATAGCCATGTATTGGAGAACGACAAGCTTATTGCACCAACAATGGAAAGATCAACTAGATCAAGCCTTGACGGCAACAGTGTCGAA ATCGGTGAAATAACAGAATCTCCAGATACTGAATACATGAGTACGTCTGCGATTTTACATTATTGTAAATCTAAG atattgcttccttatttaaaaattcttacgATAATGGGACTGAGGCCAGTAGTAGATGCATCGAATTCGACAAAGCTGGCCATTTGTTTTTCCCATTTTCATTCAGCACAGGTTGCAGTATTTATGTGTTTAGGATATATACTTCAATACATGGCCTGTTTcag GCGAGACAGGGGCTTCTGCTATAAGTTAATTCCATTGGCACTTACCTCTTCCTTAGAATACGATGCATACAAACAAGTCTGTTATGGCAATGTAGCGTTTACGTACATTGGGCCAagcattttacattttttaggaTTCTTTTACGCGTTATATCTATTTAGAATAGCAGATAACGAACAGTTACAAAATCTAATGGAGAGG GTATTTTTGTTGTCTTCCTACGCGCCTCAAGGAATGCCCACCACGGCTAAACCAAAACGCTTACTGCGAATGCTATGGTTCTTCATAATTTTAAGTATCCTGTGGATGTGTATTTCATTATGCTCTGTTAATTTAATGATGGCGAAAGGTGCTATTATGTTCAGATGGATGGAGACAAG CTCTAGTGAAATGATTCTGGGTTTGAAAATACTACTTATTATATGCACTTTGATCCACGATATGGTGCAAGCTACAGTCATTACAAGCTACTGTCTTCAAGCTCAACTGTTGCAAGCTCATCTCATGTTTTTGAGAGAACGTCTCTTAAATAGGACTATTACTCCTTTAAATTGGATGAGG GAAATTTCAGAATTTCGAAAATTGCTCAAGTATTTAAATAACGAGTTAGCACCAGCCGTCTGTCTATTTACAATCGTCAATATTTCCTGGGCGACGTCCGGTATCATGTGGTTACTAAATCTAGACAAAGTGGATACCGGAACTGAACCTATAGCTGGCATCAGTATTCTCAATCAACTACTTTGGATATCAGCTGTAATAGTACCTTTTATACAG GCGGCGCGGCTGTCCGCGGAGTGCCGGCGCGCGCAGGGCGTGGGCCACGAGCTGAGCGCGCGGCCCTTCCTGCACCGCGACACGTCGCCCGAGGACATCGGCGCCGTGCTCGCCTACGCCGCCTCGCTGCGCCTGCGCGCCAAGCTCTTCCGCTACCCGGTGGCGGGCCGCTTCGTCGCCCTGCTGCTCGCGCTCGCCCTCGTCGCGCTCTTCGCCTTGGGGATGTGCCACTACTTACAGTGA